One window of the Sphaerochaeta associata genome contains the following:
- the fabZ gene encoding 3-hydroxyacyl-ACP dehydratase FabZ: MSESFESPVDLIPHRDPFIFLDELLEVDEKHTVAKRVFTSDHFFFKGHFPGYPVVPGVILVETMAQCGGAGLVQAGILPHGAFFVLATIEKAKFRSQVKPDDTAIIEVHNARVSQVMVRQSGTITVNGKVAAEATWMCIVGDNKA, from the coding sequence ATGTCTGAATCATTTGAATCGCCGGTTGATTTAATCCCCCACCGAGATCCGTTCATTTTCTTGGATGAGCTCTTGGAAGTCGATGAGAAACACACAGTTGCCAAGCGGGTGTTCACTTCCGACCACTTCTTCTTCAAGGGCCATTTTCCCGGCTACCCTGTAGTTCCCGGTGTCATTCTCGTCGAGACCATGGCACAATGCGGAGGTGCGGGGTTGGTGCAGGCCGGTATTCTTCCCCATGGAGCTTTTTTCGTTCTGGCGACCATTGAAAAGGCGAAGTTCCGCAGCCAGGTAAAACCCGATGACACGGCCATCATCGAGGTGCACAACGCTCGTGTTTCCCAGGTCATGGTCCGCCAGAGCGGGACTATCACGGTAAACGGGAAGGTAGCTGCCGAAGCTACGTGGATGTGCATCGTCGGCGACAATAAAGCATAA
- the fabF gene encoding beta-ketoacyl-ACP synthase II, with the protein MIELERVVVTGMGTVNPLGTSITQFWDNIKAGVSGVGPITKFDTADYPAKIAGEVRDFDPSDLLDRKETRGMADFTKFAVHASVQAMQQAGLDKGGYDPYRSGVYLGNGIGGFEVVEENMAKLFERGPHAVAPLTIPKLISNEAAGNIAIHYNFKGPCHTTVTACASGTDAIGDAFNAIRFGQVDVALTGGTEAAITKLSVAGFCRLQALATKYNDTPQIASRPFDKERDGFVMGEGAGMLVLESLSHAKARGAVILGEIAGYSMTCDAFHLTAPNPDGEGAARAMKAAVEMAGAKLEEVDYINAHGTSTAANDSMETKAIKSTFGSHAYNLKVSSTKSMTSHLIAAAGAVEAIVCLLAIRDQYFPCTLNLTNPDTECDLDYVPNQGREGTIRYAMSNSLGFGGHNGVLVFKAFKPL; encoded by the coding sequence ATGATAGAGCTTGAACGAGTAGTAGTAACCGGTATGGGAACCGTAAATCCCTTGGGAACGAGCATTACGCAGTTCTGGGACAATATCAAGGCGGGCGTTTCGGGAGTCGGTCCGATCACCAAGTTCGACACCGCCGACTACCCTGCCAAGATTGCAGGTGAAGTGAGGGACTTCGACCCTTCCGACCTGCTCGACCGCAAGGAAACCCGTGGTATGGCCGACTTCACCAAGTTTGCCGTTCACGCAAGTGTACAGGCAATGCAGCAGGCGGGTCTGGACAAGGGAGGCTATGACCCCTACCGCAGCGGAGTCTACCTGGGGAACGGAATCGGCGGCTTCGAGGTGGTTGAGGAGAATATGGCCAAGCTTTTTGAACGCGGTCCGCACGCCGTGGCTCCGCTCACGATTCCCAAACTCATCAGCAACGAGGCAGCCGGTAATATCGCCATTCATTACAACTTCAAGGGGCCCTGCCACACCACCGTCACCGCATGTGCAAGCGGAACCGATGCCATCGGGGATGCTTTCAACGCAATCCGTTTCGGCCAGGTCGATGTAGCGCTCACCGGCGGAACCGAGGCCGCCATCACCAAGCTCAGCGTCGCTGGTTTCTGCCGCCTGCAGGCTCTGGCAACCAAGTACAACGATACACCCCAAATCGCCAGCCGTCCCTTTGACAAGGAACGCGACGGCTTTGTCATGGGAGAGGGCGCGGGTATGCTTGTGCTCGAATCCCTATCCCATGCAAAGGCACGCGGTGCTGTAATTCTTGGCGAGATTGCCGGATACAGCATGACCTGTGACGCCTTCCATCTCACCGCCCCGAATCCAGACGGCGAAGGGGCTGCCAGGGCGATGAAAGCCGCCGTTGAGATGGCTGGTGCAAAACTTGAGGAAGTCGACTATATCAACGCCCACGGTACCAGTACCGCCGCCAATGACTCCATGGAGACCAAGGCCATCAAGAGCACCTTTGGAAGCCATGCTTACAATCTCAAGGTTTCATCCACAAAATCGATGACCAGCCACCTTATCGCAGCTGCAGGCGCTGTAGAGGCGATTGTCTGCCTGCTGGCCATCCGCGACCAGTACTTCCCCTGCACGCTCAACCTGACAAATCCAGACACTGAGTGTGATCTTGACTATGTACCCAACCAAGGAAGAGAGGGTACAATTCGCTATGCCATGAGTAATTCTCTTGGTTTTGGAGGGCATAACGGTGTGCTTGTCTTCAAAGCCTTTAAACCATTGTAA
- the fabG gene encoding 3-oxoacyl-[acyl-carrier-protein] reductase, with product MSERKHALVTGGSRGIGSEIVKVLLSEGYEVWSLSRTTGEDAENLHYISCDMADRSSVEAALEAVVKQAGTVDVLVNNAGITRDGLIMRMKDEAWDEVLSVNLTSVFLTCRRISRLMATQRRGAIINISSVVGIMGNGGQTNYAASKAGIIGFSKSLARELSGRNVRVNVVAPGFIETAMTDALSQTLKEQIATQIPLGRIGKAEEVAQTVAFLASEKASYITGQVLAVDGGMAM from the coding sequence ATGAGTGAACGAAAACATGCCCTGGTAACCGGTGGCTCACGAGGAATTGGAAGCGAGATCGTCAAGGTCCTGCTCTCGGAGGGCTATGAAGTTTGGTCGCTTTCGCGGACCACAGGCGAAGATGCTGAAAATCTGCATTACATCAGCTGCGATATGGCCGACCGCAGCAGCGTCGAAGCCGCCTTGGAGGCCGTGGTCAAGCAAGCGGGAACGGTAGATGTGCTGGTCAACAATGCAGGCATCACGCGTGACGGCTTGATCATGCGGATGAAGGATGAGGCGTGGGACGAAGTACTGTCGGTCAATTTGACTTCGGTTTTCCTCACCTGCCGACGAATCAGCAGGCTCATGGCCACCCAACGAAGGGGGGCAATCATCAACATCTCCAGCGTCGTAGGAATCATGGGCAACGGGGGGCAGACCAACTATGCGGCAAGCAAGGCCGGCATCATCGGCTTTTCCAAGAGTTTGGCCCGTGAGTTGTCAGGCCGAAACGTACGGGTGAATGTCGTGGCTCCGGGCTTCATCGAGACAGCCATGACCGATGCACTCTCCCAGACGCTCAAGGAGCAGATTGCCACCCAGATACCACTCGGGCGTATCGGCAAGGCTGAGGAAGTTGCACAGACAGTGGCATTTTTAGCATCAGAGAAAGCGTCCTACATCACCGGCCAGGTTCTGGCGGTCGATGGCGGCATGGCAATGTAA
- a CDS encoding ACP S-malonyltransferase — protein MAPIIALYPGQGSQKQGMAIDLYQASAKVRNLFELASDIARRNLYALLSEGSEEELTAHAQTAITLASRSAQVRLAELGIQSHVHSGFSLGELSAYASANIFNDETLFTIVQRRTALMDEMSARARETLGELGMAAVIGLDYQTVHQLLLELNLPRLYAANDNAPNQVVVSGLSESIARAKAAFLEKGAKRFIPLKVSGPFHTPFMEEASQPFRTFLDELEMTDPKDLVISSVDGSPITNVRQAREHLSQQLARPVRWTAVMQRINTMAGFDIAEVGSGTVLSGLCKNNGIQSSCLSLGEETTIQAYAKERAV, from the coding sequence ATGGCACCAATAATTGCTCTCTATCCCGGTCAAGGGTCCCAGAAACAAGGCATGGCCATCGACCTGTACCAAGCCAGCGCCAAGGTACGCAATCTCTTCGAGTTGGCAAGTGATATCGCAAGGCGGAATCTGTATGCACTGCTTAGTGAGGGAAGCGAAGAGGAGCTTACCGCACACGCCCAGACCGCCATCACGTTGGCAAGCCGCTCAGCCCAGGTTCGCCTTGCTGAACTGGGCATCCAGTCACACGTCCACAGCGGTTTCAGCCTCGGCGAGCTCAGCGCCTATGCGAGTGCAAACATTTTTAACGACGAAACGCTCTTTACCATCGTACAGAGAAGAACTGCCTTGATGGACGAAATGTCGGCAAGGGCACGAGAAACGTTGGGAGAACTTGGTATGGCGGCCGTCATCGGCCTCGACTACCAAACAGTACATCAGCTCCTGCTGGAGCTCAACCTGCCTCGCCTCTATGCCGCCAATGACAATGCACCAAACCAGGTGGTGGTCTCAGGCCTGAGTGAAAGCATCGCACGGGCCAAGGCTGCATTCTTGGAAAAGGGAGCCAAGCGGTTCATCCCGCTGAAAGTCTCGGGACCCTTCCACACCCCGTTCATGGAGGAGGCGAGTCAGCCTTTCAGAACGTTTCTTGACGAACTCGAGATGACCGATCCCAAAGACTTGGTCATCTCCAGCGTCGACGGCAGCCCTATCACGAATGTCCGCCAAGCGCGCGAGCACCTCAGTCAACAACTGGCCAGGCCGGTACGGTGGACTGCTGTAATGCAGCGTATCAATACAATGGCCGGCTTCGATATCGCGGAAGTAGGATCCGGCACGGTCCTGAGCGGGTTGTGCAAAAATAATGGAATACAGTCATCCTGCCTCAGTCTGGGTGAAGAGACAACAATACAAGCGTATGCAAAGGAACGAGCAGTATGA
- a CDS encoding beta-ketoacyl-ACP synthase III encodes MKPPQSIQITALGSYSPVKVVTNEELSKRVNTSDEWIRSHTGIGTRHIAAEDETTTDLATKAVENLLKASGKHVGDIDGIVVATATPDYPGFPSTACLLAQRFGITGPALDVSAGCTGFIYALEVGRAMIASGAMRNALVVGSETLSTVVDWDDRNTCVLFGDGAGCALLESFEEGEGIVDTYLKAEAAGAEALVIDPKSRAIKMDGRAVYSFAVRSIGQTIETLLERNSLTIDDVAWIVPHQANQRIISACAKRLGIDVQKFYLNIEQYANTSAASIPLALAEMQEKGLLKDGQKLLLVGFGAGLTYGGTLLTWHQ; translated from the coding sequence TTGAAGCCTCCACAATCGATACAGATCACCGCCCTGGGCTCCTACAGCCCGGTAAAAGTGGTCACCAATGAAGAACTATCAAAGCGGGTCAACACCAGTGATGAGTGGATACGAAGTCACACCGGCATCGGGACCCGACATATTGCCGCTGAAGATGAAACAACGACCGACCTGGCAACCAAGGCAGTGGAAAATCTCCTTAAAGCCAGCGGCAAACATGTCGGGGACATCGATGGCATCGTGGTGGCGACCGCCACACCCGACTACCCCGGCTTCCCTTCCACCGCATGTCTGCTCGCCCAGCGGTTTGGCATCACCGGCCCAGCCTTGGATGTCAGTGCAGGATGCACGGGCTTCATATACGCACTTGAGGTTGGACGGGCGATGATCGCCAGCGGCGCCATGAGAAATGCTTTGGTGGTGGGGTCGGAGACTCTTTCGACGGTAGTCGACTGGGATGACCGCAATACCTGCGTTCTCTTCGGAGACGGTGCAGGCTGCGCACTGCTCGAAAGCTTTGAAGAGGGTGAGGGCATAGTCGACACCTATTTGAAGGCAGAGGCTGCCGGAGCAGAGGCTTTGGTGATCGACCCCAAGAGTCGTGCGATCAAGATGGATGGAAGGGCTGTCTACTCCTTTGCCGTCCGCTCGATCGGACAGACCATCGAGACCCTGCTTGAGAGAAACAGTTTGACCATCGACGATGTCGCCTGGATCGTCCCGCACCAGGCAAACCAGCGCATCATCTCAGCATGTGCAAAGCGTCTGGGCATCGATGTGCAGAAGTTCTATTTGAACATCGAACAGTATGCAAATACATCGGCGGCCTCCATCCCTCTTGCCCTTGCAGAAATGCAGGAGAAAGGCCTGCTCAAGGATGGACAAAAACTATTGCTCGTTGGCTTCGGAGCGGGACTCACCTATGGAGGAACACTACTGACATGGCACCAATAA
- the accB gene encoding acetyl-CoA carboxylase biotin carboxyl carrier protein, translating into MNTIDNPDLQQIITMFDNSTLSELEFSSAGYTFKLKRNTASSAIAAAVPVAEAAKSAKTETKQESPASYEVITSPIVGTFYLTPAPDAPPYVRVGNTVETGSVLCTIEAMKLMNQLEADFACEIVEVLAKPEQMVEFGQPLFKVKRV; encoded by the coding sequence ATGAATACAATCGACAACCCCGATCTACAGCAGATTATTACCATGTTTGACAACAGTACACTTTCCGAGCTCGAGTTCTCCTCGGCCGGTTATACCTTTAAGCTGAAGCGCAATACTGCAAGCAGTGCCATTGCAGCAGCTGTACCCGTCGCTGAAGCAGCCAAGAGTGCGAAGACGGAAACGAAGCAGGAAAGCCCTGCATCCTATGAAGTGATCACCAGCCCCATCGTCGGCACCTTTTATCTGACGCCCGCCCCTGATGCCCCTCCCTACGTCCGGGTGGGAAACACCGTGGAAACAGGTTCAGTGCTCTGCACCATCGAGGCAATGAAGCTGATGAACCAACTGGAAGCGGACTTTGCCTGTGAGATCGTGGAGGTTCTGGCCAAGCCCGAGCAGATGGTTGAATTCGGGCAACCCCTCTTCAAGGTCAAACGCGTATGA
- a CDS encoding acetyl-CoA carboxylase biotin carboxylase subunit yields MIASILIANRGEIAVRVVRACKDLGLRSVVAYSTADKDTLAVRMADQAVCIGGPATKESYLQSRNIIMAACLTRCDAIHPGVGFLSENAGFARQVEDAGLIFIGPKSETIALLGNKVEARKVALKAGLPITPGSKEAIIDLEDAKQTAQSIGYPIILKAAAGGGGRGMRIVRKEADLAANLAVAKKEALLFFGDDAVHMERYLEQPRHLEVQLLSDGQGTVLHLGERDCSVQKNHQKLLEESPSPVLSDSLRNAMCNDAVRLFQELGYRGAGTVEFLLDGDAYYFMEVNARLQVEHPVSELVSGIDLVHAQIDIAQGKTLSYSQSDVRCKGYSLECRINGLSAGEIKNFVMPCGPHVRVDTYLQSGSVLSPYYDSLIAKIIVYTPTREMGLSVMLRALDEVVIEGVKTNIEEQKLLIKSRPFSSGRFSTDLYTKVITQEKNHG; encoded by the coding sequence ATGATTGCATCGATTCTTATCGCCAACCGGGGCGAAATCGCCGTGCGGGTGGTTCGTGCCTGCAAGGACTTGGGACTGCGCTCGGTGGTTGCCTACTCGACTGCAGACAAGGATACGCTGGCAGTACGCATGGCCGACCAGGCGGTGTGTATCGGCGGACCTGCGACAAAAGAGAGTTATCTCCAAAGTCGCAACATCATTATGGCCGCCTGTCTGACCCGTTGTGATGCAATCCATCCCGGAGTAGGATTTCTCAGTGAGAATGCCGGCTTTGCCAGGCAGGTGGAGGATGCCGGTCTTATCTTCATCGGTCCGAAAAGTGAGACCATCGCCCTCTTGGGTAATAAAGTCGAGGCCCGCAAGGTCGCCTTGAAGGCAGGCCTGCCCATAACCCCTGGAAGCAAGGAAGCAATCATCGACCTTGAGGATGCCAAGCAGACTGCACAGTCAATCGGCTATCCGATCATTCTCAAGGCTGCAGCCGGCGGCGGGGGAAGGGGCATGCGCATCGTACGCAAGGAGGCCGACCTTGCTGCCAATCTTGCTGTGGCCAAGAAGGAAGCACTGCTTTTTTTCGGCGATGACGCCGTACACATGGAACGGTATTTGGAACAACCAAGACACTTGGAAGTCCAGCTTCTCAGTGATGGGCAGGGTACGGTTCTGCACCTAGGCGAGCGTGACTGCTCGGTACAGAAAAACCATCAGAAGCTCTTGGAGGAGAGCCCGTCCCCTGTACTCAGTGATAGCCTGAGAAATGCAATGTGCAATGATGCAGTGAGGCTTTTTCAGGAATTGGGCTATCGTGGAGCCGGGACAGTGGAATTCCTTCTTGACGGAGATGCCTACTACTTCATGGAAGTAAATGCAAGGCTGCAGGTCGAGCATCCGGTCAGCGAACTTGTCTCGGGCATAGATCTCGTCCACGCCCAGATTGACATCGCCCAAGGCAAGACCCTCTCGTATTCCCAGTCCGATGTACGTTGCAAGGGCTATAGCCTGGAATGCAGGATCAACGGCTTGAGTGCAGGCGAAATCAAGAATTTTGTCATGCCTTGCGGCCCTCATGTCCGTGTCGATACCTATCTTCAGAGCGGATCGGTGCTCAGCCCGTACTATGACTCACTGATAGCAAAAATCATCGTTTACACCCCGACTCGTGAAATGGGCCTCTCTGTCATGCTGCGAGCCCTTGACGAGGTGGTCATCGAGGGTGTGAAGACCAATATCGAGGAGCAGAAACTGCTCATCAAAAGCCGTCCGTTCTCAAGCGGACGATTCTCAACCGACCTGTATACGAAGGTCATCACCCAGGAGAAAAACCATGGATGA
- a CDS encoding acetyl-CoA carboxylase carboxyltransferase subunit beta, whose amino-acid sequence MDELCPQCQKDVEVGPYRICPSCNHYFPLSPQQRIALFADPDSFVEMAKEMKSMNPISLAGYEDKLKENEKKSSLSDAVTIGSCTIEQQPVIVGIMSFAFMGGSMGSVVGEKITQAIIEGALRGEPVIIFTASGGARMQEGIFSLMQMAKTASAAALLEDTRTPLFLVLTNPTTGGVTASFAMLGDVILAEPGAVIGFAGPRVIEGTIGQKLPDGFQRSEFQLKKGFVDALVERKNLRSTLSFLIKTHVKGGGAHA is encoded by the coding sequence ATGGATGAACTCTGCCCACAATGTCAGAAGGATGTGGAAGTCGGTCCGTACCGAATCTGCCCCTCCTGCAATCACTATTTCCCGCTCAGCCCCCAACAGCGCATCGCCCTCTTTGCCGACCCAGACTCCTTTGTGGAGATGGCAAAGGAGATGAAATCGATGAATCCCATCTCCCTTGCAGGCTATGAGGACAAGCTGAAGGAGAATGAGAAAAAGTCATCGCTCAGCGATGCGGTTACCATCGGCAGCTGCACCATCGAACAACAGCCTGTCATCGTGGGCATCATGTCCTTCGCTTTCATGGGTGGAAGCATGGGCTCGGTTGTCGGTGAGAAGATCACCCAGGCGATCATCGAAGGTGCCCTTCGGGGGGAGCCGGTTATCATCTTCACCGCAAGCGGAGGCGCTCGTATGCAGGAAGGCATCTTCAGCCTGATGCAGATGGCCAAAACCGCCAGTGCCGCCGCCCTGTTGGAGGATACCCGAACCCCGCTTTTCTTGGTGCTTACCAATCCCACCACCGGGGGGGTGACAGCATCGTTCGCAATGCTCGGGGATGTCATATTGGCAGAGCCTGGCGCGGTCATCGGCTTTGCAGGTCCGCGGGTTATCGAAGGGACCATCGGACAGAAGCTGCCTGATGGATTCCAGCGTTCGGAGTTCCAACTCAAGAAGGGCTTTGTAGACGCTTTGGTGGAGCGCAAGAATCTTCGGTCGACCCTTTCGTTCTTGATCAAGACCCATGTAAAAGGGGGTGGTGCACATGCATGA
- the accA gene encoding acetyl-CoA carboxylase carboxyl transferase subunit alpha translates to MHEEEKPVLKQTLDQIETLAKSHDRCEGSSSWECVLRSRQQGRPGAKLFIEMICDSFMEMHGDRLYGDDPAMIGGVGLVEGRPVTFIGNRKGANLKENVLCNYGMSNPEGYRKALRLAKQAEKFGRPVVCFIDTPGAYPGLGAEERGIGEAIAQNLKVFSTLKTPILCFIIGEGGSGGALGIGVGDKLYMLEHAVYSVITPEGFASILLRDPSKAKEAAEAMKMTSHHLKEFSVIHDIIAEGSAEETASRIKQTILRDLDVLCSKPAEHLVRYRIKKIRGIGEVSGGKEWWQPLLEVFKKTQSLN, encoded by the coding sequence ATGCATGAAGAAGAAAAACCGGTGCTTAAACAGACACTGGACCAAATAGAGACCCTGGCCAAGAGCCATGATCGTTGTGAAGGTTCCTCCTCCTGGGAGTGCGTCCTGCGCTCGCGTCAGCAGGGCAGGCCAGGAGCAAAGCTTTTCATCGAAATGATTTGCGACTCCTTCATGGAGATGCACGGCGACCGCCTCTATGGCGATGATCCCGCCATGATCGGGGGAGTCGGGCTGGTCGAAGGCAGGCCGGTCACCTTCATCGGAAACCGCAAGGGAGCCAACCTGAAGGAGAATGTGCTGTGCAACTACGGCATGAGCAATCCGGAGGGGTATCGCAAGGCCCTCAGGCTTGCAAAACAGGCTGAAAAATTCGGCCGTCCTGTAGTCTGCTTCATCGATACTCCCGGTGCCTATCCCGGCCTTGGTGCCGAAGAGCGGGGGATCGGGGAGGCCATTGCCCAGAACCTGAAGGTGTTCTCCACACTCAAGACCCCCATATTGTGCTTCATCATCGGTGAAGGCGGCAGCGGCGGGGCATTAGGTATAGGAGTGGGGGACAAGCTCTACATGCTCGAGCATGCAGTCTATTCGGTCATCACCCCCGAAGGGTTTGCCTCGATACTGCTGCGTGACCCTTCCAAGGCCAAGGAGGCGGCGGAGGCGATGAAGATGACCAGCCATCATCTCAAGGAGTTCTCCGTCATCCACGACATCATTGCCGAAGGCAGTGCCGAGGAAACCGCCTCCCGGATCAAGCAGACGATTCTGCGTGATTTGGATGTATTGTGTTCCAAGCCCGCCGAACACCTGGTCCGTTACCGGATCAAGAAAATCCGGGGCATCGGAGAGGTGTCGGGAGGAAAGGAGTGGTGGCAGCCGCTTCTGGAAGTGTTCAAGAAAACCCAGAGTCTGAATTAG
- a CDS encoding MATE family efflux transporter: MESEAIHSNPLGTEPIFKLLMRFSIPAIVGMMVNALYNVVDRMYIGNSPSLGANGIAGITIAFPIMIILMAMGVLFGIGGATLFSIRLGQKKEAEAAHVLENAFLLLTSGGLVFLIIGQIFLTDILVLFGASQEVLPYATGYLRFILFGSVFGVTSMGLNHFIRADGNPKVAMLSMFLGAGTNIILDPIFIYVLDWGMEGAALATIISQTFSFIWVVSYFIGKKSKVKLSLKALKPEWTVIKLIITLGIPPFTLQIASSLLNVILNKTLIAHGGDLGISAMGIVHSLQTLLILPVIGINQGVQPLISFNFGARQYDRVREAAKLGIFSATLVIMAGYLATRLFPVAMVGMFNREPELLELGTFALKRWFLFTPLVGFQIIAGSFFQAIGKSKIAMTLTLSRQGLFLIPSILIFAHFFGMEGILWSAPVSDALATVVTAFFFFRGLRDLEKKAARI, from the coding sequence ATGGAATCTGAAGCCATACACTCCAATCCCTTGGGTACTGAACCTATTTTCAAGCTGCTGATGCGCTTCTCCATTCCCGCCATCGTGGGCATGATGGTCAACGCGCTGTACAACGTCGTCGACCGCATGTACATCGGAAACAGCCCCTCCTTGGGAGCGAACGGTATAGCGGGCATTACCATCGCCTTCCCCATCATGATCATCCTGATGGCAATGGGGGTGCTCTTTGGCATCGGAGGGGCCACCCTCTTCTCGATCCGCTTGGGTCAGAAAAAAGAAGCAGAGGCAGCCCATGTGCTGGAAAATGCCTTTCTGCTCTTGACCAGCGGCGGCTTGGTCTTCCTGATAATCGGACAAATCTTCCTCACTGATATTCTCGTTCTCTTTGGGGCAAGCCAAGAGGTGCTTCCGTATGCAACGGGCTACCTGCGCTTCATACTCTTCGGCTCGGTGTTCGGAGTGACCAGCATGGGTTTGAACCACTTCATTCGTGCAGACGGTAATCCCAAGGTCGCCATGCTCTCCATGTTCCTGGGAGCCGGCACCAACATAATTCTTGACCCGATTTTCATCTACGTACTCGACTGGGGCATGGAGGGAGCGGCCTTGGCTACCATCATCAGCCAAACCTTCTCCTTCATCTGGGTTGTATCATACTTCATCGGCAAGAAAAGCAAGGTCAAGCTGAGCTTGAAGGCACTGAAGCCCGAGTGGACGGTGATCAAGCTGATCATCACCTTGGGAATTCCCCCATTCACCCTTCAGATTGCCTCAAGCCTGCTCAACGTGATCTTGAACAAGACCCTGATCGCCCATGGAGGAGATTTGGGAATCTCGGCCATGGGAATCGTGCACAGCCTTCAAACCCTGCTCATCCTGCCGGTCATCGGCATAAACCAAGGGGTGCAACCGCTGATCAGCTTCAACTTCGGGGCCAGACAGTACGACCGGGTCAGGGAGGCAGCCAAGCTGGGCATCTTCAGCGCAACCTTGGTCATCATGGCAGGGTATTTGGCCACCCGCCTCTTCCCTGTTGCCATGGTGGGCATGTTCAACCGGGAACCCGAGTTGCTGGAGCTGGGAACCTTCGCCTTGAAGCGATGGTTCCTCTTCACTCCCTTGGTTGGGTTCCAAATCATCGCAGGGAGTTTCTTCCAGGCCATCGGCAAGAGCAAAATCGCCATGACACTCACGCTCTCCCGCCAAGGCCTCTTCTTGATTCCCTCCATCCTCATCTTCGCCCACTTCTTCGGCATGGAAGGAATACTCTGGTCGGCACCTGTTTCAGATGCCCTTGCCACCGTTGTGACCGCCTTCTTCTTTTTCAGGGGCCTCAGGGACCTGGAGAAGAAAGCAGCAAGAATCTAA
- a CDS encoding MarR family winged helix-turn-helix transcriptional regulator yields the protein MQQSLSRLVAILHRSHAMYVNRVLKQWNITSGEVGFLMTLYQTEGRTQEQLCSILAIDKAAATRGLCSLENKGYITRQVNEQDKRCKCIYLTEKAKELRNSITTEVRAWNTGASELVGEQTYQNVCTNLETILQNMKSEQNHGI from the coding sequence ATGCAACAGAGTTTATCGCGTCTTGTGGCCATTCTTCATAGAAGCCATGCAATGTACGTCAATCGGGTTCTCAAACAGTGGAACATCACCAGCGGCGAGGTTGGCTTTTTGATGACCCTCTACCAAACCGAGGGCCGAACCCAGGAGCAACTGTGCAGCATCCTTGCCATTGACAAGGCCGCTGCCACGCGTGGTCTCTGTTCTCTCGAGAACAAGGGATACATCACACGGCAGGTCAACGAACAGGACAAACGGTGCAAGTGCATATACCTTACCGAAAAGGCAAAGGAGCTTCGAAACAGCATCACCACCGAAGTGCGTGCTTGGAATACAGGTGCTTCAGAGCTTGTAGGAGAGCAAACCTACCAGAACGTCTGTACCAATCTGGAAACCATTCTCCAGAACATGAAATCGGAGCAGAACCATGGAATCTGA
- a CDS encoding HAD family hydrolase, translating to METRPTIAIMYDFDKTLTTRDMQEYTFIPNLGLSAAEFWQKANTLARTQGMDSILSYMKLMLDESKRQAKPIRRSDFVALGRELEFFPGVLDWFSLVNNLGEELGLVIEHYIISSGLKEIIEGSAIGGAFRRIYACEYLYDENGVAVWPKLSVNYTAKTQFLFRINKGVLDVHEDQALNAYKAETERTVPFRNMIYIGDGLTDVPCMKLVKQNGGKSIAVYMQGKEETAYRLMAEDRINFYTPADYTQAGALFGLVRTILEEMKACNRLETLSIEMKYKASKTG from the coding sequence ATGGAAACACGACCGACGATAGCCATCATGTACGATTTTGATAAAACCCTGACCACCCGTGATATGCAGGAGTACACCTTCATTCCCAATTTGGGGCTCAGTGCAGCTGAGTTCTGGCAGAAGGCGAACACCCTTGCCCGAACGCAGGGTATGGACAGCATTCTTTCCTACATGAAATTGATGCTTGATGAGTCCAAGAGACAGGCAAAGCCGATCAGGAGAAGCGACTTTGTCGCCCTGGGGCGCGAGCTTGAGTTCTTCCCAGGTGTCCTGGATTGGTTCTCGCTCGTCAACAACCTGGGAGAAGAGCTTGGCCTGGTCATCGAGCACTACATCATCTCCTCCGGGCTCAAGGAGATCATCGAAGGGTCGGCGATCGGTGGTGCATTCCGTCGCATCTATGCCTGCGAGTATCTGTACGACGAAAATGGTGTTGCGGTGTGGCCGAAGCTTTCGGTCAACTATACGGCAAAGACGCAATTTCTCTTTCGGATCAACAAGGGTGTGCTCGATGTCCATGAGGATCAGGCCCTGAATGCCTATAAGGCCGAGACTGAGCGCACCGTACCGTTTCGCAATATGATTTATATCGGGGATGGCCTTACCGATGTGCCTTGCATGAAGCTGGTAAAGCAGAACGGTGGAAAGAGCATTGCCGTCTACATGCAGGGTAAGGAGGAGACAGCCTATCGCCTGATGGCCGAGGATCGGATCAACTTCTATACACCAGCCGATTATACCCAGGCGGGAGCTCTCTTTGGTTTGGTCAGGACCATTCTTGAAGAGATGAAAGCCTGTAATCGTTTGGAAACTTTAAGCATTGAAATGAAATACAAAGCAAGCAAGACTGGATGA